A region from the Biomphalaria glabrata chromosome 14, xgBioGlab47.1, whole genome shotgun sequence genome encodes:
- the LOC106061975 gene encoding sodium-coupled monocarboxylate transporter 1-like, whose protein sequence is MSEDKKTFSVADYIVFIATLAISAVIGIFYAIKDRRQQSTKQFLMADNSMRFLPISLSVLASFFSASTLLGTPAEIYQFGTMYWISAFGAVFAPLAGALLFGPMFFRIKVVSVFEYLELRFHSKLVRLFGAFIFLLRATIGMGIVLYGPSTALSAVTEFPTWAVIVIVGVLCTFYTSIGGLKAVIWTDVFQTLVMLAGMMAVLIKGFMVSGGGESVWNINYQGMRIEFFNFDFDPRVRHTFWALLIGIFFIWLPPYTVDQQMVQRFSSARSLRDAKIALLLNVPGMFIMISLCSLTGLVLFAHFANCDPLKQKKIGNPNQLLPYYVMEILGNAPGIPGLFVSSLFSGALSSVSSMLNSLSAVTWEDFMKPHMKSTTDARATLITKCLAVVYGAIGIGVAFLVQELGGTVLQISLTLNGAAGAPLVGLFILGSCFSSTNSIGALVGGALGLTFSLWLSVGAYLSKPVTNRLPVTMAGCNISTNETFYFYHTEDYLNYTRTSVDTLEGIDNFYGLSYLWFSALGIVSCVIVGLIVSWITGPTKDVDPSLQLEIFRKVRSLCSQAKDSMTLSHKEESSTLNGNTIKDIKESFQVKGSTKL, encoded by the exons ATGTCTGAGGACAAGAAGACATTCTCCGTTGCAGACTATATTGTATTTATTGCCACTTTGGCCATCTCAGCCGTTATTGGAATATTTTATGCCATCAAAGACAGGAGGCAACAGAGTACAAAACAGTTTCTTATGGCTGACAACAGCATGAGGTTTCTGCCCATTTCCTTATCGGTCCTGGCCTCGTTTTTCTCAGCATCAACTTTGCTCGGAACTCCAGCAGAAATTTACCAGTTTGGAACGATGTATTGGATATCCGCGTTTGGCGCCGTTTTTGCGCCGTTGGCAGGAGCGCTGTTGTTTGGGCCAATGTTTTTTCGTATTAAAGTAGTTAGTGTCTTTGAG TATTTAGAGCTGAGGTTCCACTCAAAGTTAGTCAGATTGTTTGGAGCTTTCATATTTCTTCTCAGAGCG ACAATAGGTATGGGTATAGTGCTGTATGGCCCATCAACAGCTCTAAGTGCAG TGACCGAGTTCCCAACATGGGCTGTGATTGTCATCGTAGGAGTTCTCTGCACTTTTTACACCAGTATTGGTGGACTAAAGGCTGTCATCTGGACTGATGTGTTCCAGACTCTGGTCATGCTGGCTGGCATGATGGCTGTTCTaatcaag GGTTTTATGGTCTCTGGAGGAGGTGAATCAGTTTGGAACATCAACTACCAAGGAATGAGGATCGAATTCTTTAA ttttgatTTTGACCCCAGAGTCAGACACACGTTCTGGGCGCTGCTCATCGGTATTTTCTTCATCTGGCTACCCCCGTACACAGTGGACCAGCAGATGGTGCAGAGGTTTTCATCGGCCAGGTCACTCAGAGACGCTAAAAT AGCCCTGCTACTTAATGTCCCTGGAATGTTTATAATGATCAGCCTCTGCTCACTGACTGGCCTGGTGCTCTTTGCCCACTTTGCTAATTGTGATCCTCTGAAACAGAAGAAGATTGGAAACCCAAATCAG cTATTACCTTATTATGTTATGGAAATTCTTGGAAATGCTCCGGGAATTCCAGGTCTCTTTGTCTCCAGTCTGTTCAGTGGAGCTTTAAG TTCTGTCTCATCCATGCTGAATTCATTATCCGCAGTCACGTGGGAAGACTTTATGAAACCTCACATGAAGTCCACAACAGACGCCAGGGCTACACTCATTACCAAATGTTTAG CTGTCGTTTACGGTGCTATTGGAATCGGTGTTGCCTTTTTGGTCCAAGAATTAGGAGGCACTGTTTTACAG ATATCTCTAACTCTTAACGGTGCTGCTGGTGCTCCTTTGGTTGGTCTCTTCATTCTTGGTTCATGTTTCTCAAGTACCAACTCCATC GGTGCTTTGGTTGGCGGGGCGCTTGGACTTACGTTCTCCCTGTGGCTTAGCGTTGGCGCCTACCTGTCTAAACCAGTCACCAACAGGCTCCCAGTAACTATGGCTGGTTGTAATATCAGCACTAATGAAACTTTTTACTTCTACCATACCGAAGACTACCTTAACTATACTCGGACCAGTGTGGACACACT GGAGGGCATAGACAACTTCTACGGACTGTCATATCTCTGGTTCTCTGCACTTGGCATCGTGTCATGTGTCATTGTCGGACTTATTGTCAGTTGGATAACAG GTCCAACTAAAGACGTTGATCCATCCCTACAGCTTGAAATCTTCAGGAAAGTTAGGTCCCTTTGTTCACAGGCCAAAGACTCGATGACTCTATCACACAAG GAAGAGAGCTCCACTCTGAATGGAAACACAATCAAAGATATAAAAGAAAGTTTTCAAGTCAAAGGATCCACGAAGCTGTAG
- the LOC106061973 gene encoding intraflagellar transport protein 46 homolog isoform X7, whose translation MARLHQNQPYDESLEVPDSEEIASTYSPTPRMPHPGGKDERGKGTTPPGSHGDPSDQSDDLYEETTKPPKAVKSQQPPPRPSGAKLSSGAPQSKQGQQFHSDDEDDSEDDEEDEDDDDDDDEDRPHIEGAYDPTDYENLSVSAEIKELFQYITRYTPQAIELDHKLKPFIPDYIPAVGDIDAFIKIPRPDKKPDTLGLTVLDEPCAKQSDPTVLDLQLRAISKQTTAKQLVVKSLDNAEKNPKHIESWIQNIRELHRSKPPANVHYSKNMPDIDTLMQEWPPAFEQLLKEVNLPTAELDCDLGEYVDIIASILDIPIYKNSPHHNERIQALHVLFTLYSEFKNSQHFQALAEENKLDNALKDDGADRFVL comes from the exons GCAAAGATGAAAGGGGAAAAGGCACCACACCTCCTGGTTCCCATGGCGATCCATCTGATCAATCAGATGATCTGTATGAAGAAACTACAAAGCCTCCAAAAGCTGTGAAGTCCCAGCAGCCTCCACCAAGACCATCTGGGGCAAAGCTATCTTCTGGAGCACCACAG TCAAAACAGGGGCAACAGTTTCACTCTGATGATGAGGATGACAGTGAGGATGATGAAgaggatgaagatgatgatgatgatgatgatgaagatagACCACACATTGAAGG agCTTATGACCCGACCGACTATGAGAATCTTTCAGTATCTGCTGAGATCAAAGAGCTGTTCCAATACATTACAAG GTACACACCTCAAGCTATAGAGCTGGACCACAAGCTGAAGCCGTTCATACCTGACTACATCCCAGCTGTAGGAGACATTGATGCTTTCATAAAG ATCCCCAGACCAGACAAGAAACCAGACACACTGGGCCTGACAGTGCTAGATGAACCTTGTGCCAAACAAAGTGACCCCACAGTCTTGGACCTACAGCTGAGAGCCATTTCTAAACAAACCACAGCAAAACAGTtg GTTGTGAAAAGTTTAGACAATGCAGAGAAAAATCCTAAACACATTGAAAGTTGGATACAGAACATCAGAGAACTTCATAGATCTAAACCTCCAGCAAATGTTCACTACAGcaa AAATATGCCAGACATAGATACACTCATGCAAGAATGGCCACCTGCATTTGAACAGTTACTTAAAGAA GTGAACCTACCAACTGCTGAGTTAGACTGTGATCTTGGAGAGTATGTTGATATCATTGCCT CTATACTAGACATTCCCATCTACAAGAACTCCCCTCATCACAATGAAAGGATACAGGCTCTACATGTTTTATTCACTTTGTATTCTGAGTTTAAAAACTCTCAA CATTTCCAAGCACTGGCAGAAGAGAACAAACTTGACAATGCTTTGAAAGATGATGGTGCTGACAGATTTGTCTTGTGA